One stretch of Chiroxiphia lanceolata isolate bChiLan1 chromosome 1, bChiLan1.pri, whole genome shotgun sequence DNA includes these proteins:
- the THUMPD2 gene encoding THUMP domain-containing protein 2 isoform X1, which translates to MSPGGLGRYFCTAGRGLEPFLAREVRARLGATEVDCVSGKVFFSAAAGPGELRKLRSGERLFLLLKKHSPLAVSGNKGKMLHEIKSLVIEEPKYWLDIISVWRNLHGHEGKKGDVAQENPLALKRKSEEETNTASKRQKTEQERDIVSEECQVEAGERCVVPERIRDQECRTESNTSSEDPSKDSGENRTADEQFSFSFRVSCRCSGAIAKILTSQEIGRAIGIALMKQCGWRADLRDPDLEIFVHLNDIHSVVGIPLFRLPLANREYIKTAGLRSTVAWAMASLAEIRAGAFVLDPMCGLGTILLEAAKEWPEACYWGADISDSQLEGADVNIRTAGLMDKIELLKASVKALPLPSESFDSVISDIPFGKKFKITNDAELLPDILQEMERVLRVGGTVVLLLSQDLRKRMDGLTTCAGSDSPEATADGTSETATAKAPSVDENPSSVADGVGESFLSSRQRHFGSLVPDGVYGVSLGKTEAFIYKYRKISAARNQ; encoded by the exons ATGTCGCCGGGTGGGCTCGGGCGGTACTTTTGCACGGCGGGCCGCGGGCTCGAGCCCTTCCTCGCGCGGGAGGTGCGGGCGCGGCTCGGCGCCACGGAG GTGGACTGCGTCTCgggaaaggtgtttttcagCGCGGCGGCGGGGCCAGGCGAGCTGAGGAAGCTGCGGTCGGGGGAGcggctgttcctgctgctgaagaagCACAGCCCGCTGGCAGTGTCTGGGAACAAAG ggAAAATGCTGCATGAGATTAAAAGCCTTGTAATTGAGGAACCAAAATATTGGTTGGATATTATCTCTGTTTGGAGAAACCTTCATGgacatgaggggaaaaaaggtgatGTTGCTCAAGAAAACCCATTGGCTCTGAAGAGAAAGTCAGAAGAAGAGACAAATACTGCaagtaaaaggcagaaaacGGAACAAGAGAGAGACATTGTGTCTGAGGAATGTCAGGTGGAAGCTGGAGAGAGGTGTGTGGTGCCAGAGAGAATCAGGGATCAGGAGTGTCGGACTGAGAGCAACACTTCCTCAGAAGACCCTTCCAAAGACAGTGGAGAGAATCGTACTGCAGATGAACAGTTTAGCTTCAGTTTCAGAGTGTCTTGTCGTTGTAGTGGAGCAATTGCCAAAATACTGACTTCACAG GAGATCGGAAGAGCCATTGGCATAGCACTCATGAAGCAGTGTGGGTGGCGTGCTGATCTGCGGGACCCTGACCTCGAG atcTTTGTACATCTTAATGACATTCACTCTGTGGTGGGGATTCCTCTTTTCAG gCTTCCATTGGCAAACAGAGAGTATATCAAAACAGCAGGACTGCGGTCAACAGTCGCATGGGCCATGGCATCTCTGGCTGAAATCCGT GCTGGTGCCTTTGTGCTGGATCCCATGTGCGGGCTAGGAACGATACTGCTGGAGGCTGCCAAAGAGTGGCCC GAAGCCTGTTACTGGGGTGCTGATATAAGTGATTCACAGTTAGAGGGTGCAGATGTGAATATTAGAACTGCAGGCTTAATGGATAAGATTGAGTTGCTTAAAGCTTCGGTGAAAG CCCTGCCattgccttcagaaagctttgaCAGTGTGATTTCGGATATTCCATTTGGGAAGAAGTTCAAGATCACGAATGATGCCGAGCTCCTACCAGATATTCTCCAGGAAATGGAGAG AGTGCTCCGTGTTGGAGGGACTGTTGTATTGCTGCTGAGCCAAGATCTCCGAAAGCGCATGGATGGCTTGACCACGTGTGCTGGAAGTGACTCTCCTGAGGCCACTGCTGATGGCACCAGTGAAACAGCCACTGCAAAAGCCCCAAGTGTTGATGAGAATCCTTCCTCTGTGGCAGATGGTGTTGGAGAATCCTTTCTCAGCAGCAGACAGAGACATTTTGGGTCTCTGGTGCCGGATGGTGTCTATGGGGTTAGTCTTGGGAAGACAGAGGCTTTCATATACAAATACAGGAAGatctctgctgccaggaatCAGTAG
- the THUMPD2 gene encoding THUMP domain-containing protein 2 isoform X3 has translation MKQCGWRADLRDPDLEIFVHLNDIHSVVGIPLFRLPLANREYIKTAGLRSTVAWAMASLAEIRAGAFVLDPMCGLGTILLEAAKEWPEACYWGADISDSQLEGADVNIRTAGLMDKIELLKASVKALPLPSESFDSVISDIPFGKKFKITNDAELLPDILQEMERVLRVGGTVVLLLSQDLRKRMDGLTTCAGSDSPEATADGTSETATAKAPSVDENPSSVADGVGESFLSSRQRHFGSLVPDGVYGVSLGKTEAFIYKYRKISAARNQ, from the exons ATGAAGCAGTGTGGGTGGCGTGCTGATCTGCGGGACCCTGACCTCGAG atcTTTGTACATCTTAATGACATTCACTCTGTGGTGGGGATTCCTCTTTTCAG gCTTCCATTGGCAAACAGAGAGTATATCAAAACAGCAGGACTGCGGTCAACAGTCGCATGGGCCATGGCATCTCTGGCTGAAATCCGT GCTGGTGCCTTTGTGCTGGATCCCATGTGCGGGCTAGGAACGATACTGCTGGAGGCTGCCAAAGAGTGGCCC GAAGCCTGTTACTGGGGTGCTGATATAAGTGATTCACAGTTAGAGGGTGCAGATGTGAATATTAGAACTGCAGGCTTAATGGATAAGATTGAGTTGCTTAAAGCTTCGGTGAAAG CCCTGCCattgccttcagaaagctttgaCAGTGTGATTTCGGATATTCCATTTGGGAAGAAGTTCAAGATCACGAATGATGCCGAGCTCCTACCAGATATTCTCCAGGAAATGGAGAG AGTGCTCCGTGTTGGAGGGACTGTTGTATTGCTGCTGAGCCAAGATCTCCGAAAGCGCATGGATGGCTTGACCACGTGTGCTGGAAGTGACTCTCCTGAGGCCACTGCTGATGGCACCAGTGAAACAGCCACTGCAAAAGCCCCAAGTGTTGATGAGAATCCTTCCTCTGTGGCAGATGGTGTTGGAGAATCCTTTCTCAGCAGCAGACAGAGACATTTTGGGTCTCTGGTGCCGGATGGTGTCTATGGGGTTAGTCTTGGGAAGACAGAGGCTTTCATATACAAATACAGGAAGatctctgctgccaggaatCAGTAG
- the THUMPD2 gene encoding THUMP domain-containing protein 2 isoform X2: protein MSPGGLGRYFCTAGRGLEPFLAREVRARLGATEVDCVSGKVFFSAAAGPGELRKLRSGERLFLLLKKHSPLAVSGNKGKMLHEIKSLVIEEPKYWLDIISVWRNLHGHEGKKGDVAQENPLALKRKSEEETNTASKRQKTEQERDIVSEECQVEAGERCVVPERIRDQECRTESNTSSEDPSKDSGENRTADEQFSFSFRVSCRCSGAIAKILTSQEIGRAIGIALMKQCGWRADLRDPDLEAGAFVLDPMCGLGTILLEAAKEWPEACYWGADISDSQLEGADVNIRTAGLMDKIELLKASVKALPLPSESFDSVISDIPFGKKFKITNDAELLPDILQEMERVLRVGGTVVLLLSQDLRKRMDGLTTCAGSDSPEATADGTSETATAKAPSVDENPSSVADGVGESFLSSRQRHFGSLVPDGVYGVSLGKTEAFIYKYRKISAARNQ, encoded by the exons ATGTCGCCGGGTGGGCTCGGGCGGTACTTTTGCACGGCGGGCCGCGGGCTCGAGCCCTTCCTCGCGCGGGAGGTGCGGGCGCGGCTCGGCGCCACGGAG GTGGACTGCGTCTCgggaaaggtgtttttcagCGCGGCGGCGGGGCCAGGCGAGCTGAGGAAGCTGCGGTCGGGGGAGcggctgttcctgctgctgaagaagCACAGCCCGCTGGCAGTGTCTGGGAACAAAG ggAAAATGCTGCATGAGATTAAAAGCCTTGTAATTGAGGAACCAAAATATTGGTTGGATATTATCTCTGTTTGGAGAAACCTTCATGgacatgaggggaaaaaaggtgatGTTGCTCAAGAAAACCCATTGGCTCTGAAGAGAAAGTCAGAAGAAGAGACAAATACTGCaagtaaaaggcagaaaacGGAACAAGAGAGAGACATTGTGTCTGAGGAATGTCAGGTGGAAGCTGGAGAGAGGTGTGTGGTGCCAGAGAGAATCAGGGATCAGGAGTGTCGGACTGAGAGCAACACTTCCTCAGAAGACCCTTCCAAAGACAGTGGAGAGAATCGTACTGCAGATGAACAGTTTAGCTTCAGTTTCAGAGTGTCTTGTCGTTGTAGTGGAGCAATTGCCAAAATACTGACTTCACAG GAGATCGGAAGAGCCATTGGCATAGCACTCATGAAGCAGTGTGGGTGGCGTGCTGATCTGCGGGACCCTGACCTCGAG GCTGGTGCCTTTGTGCTGGATCCCATGTGCGGGCTAGGAACGATACTGCTGGAGGCTGCCAAAGAGTGGCCC GAAGCCTGTTACTGGGGTGCTGATATAAGTGATTCACAGTTAGAGGGTGCAGATGTGAATATTAGAACTGCAGGCTTAATGGATAAGATTGAGTTGCTTAAAGCTTCGGTGAAAG CCCTGCCattgccttcagaaagctttgaCAGTGTGATTTCGGATATTCCATTTGGGAAGAAGTTCAAGATCACGAATGATGCCGAGCTCCTACCAGATATTCTCCAGGAAATGGAGAG AGTGCTCCGTGTTGGAGGGACTGTTGTATTGCTGCTGAGCCAAGATCTCCGAAAGCGCATGGATGGCTTGACCACGTGTGCTGGAAGTGACTCTCCTGAGGCCACTGCTGATGGCACCAGTGAAACAGCCACTGCAAAAGCCCCAAGTGTTGATGAGAATCCTTCCTCTGTGGCAGATGGTGTTGGAGAATCCTTTCTCAGCAGCAGACAGAGACATTTTGGGTCTCTGGTGCCGGATGGTGTCTATGGGGTTAGTCTTGGGAAGACAGAGGCTTTCATATACAAATACAGGAAGatctctgctgccaggaatCAGTAG